In Gilliamella sp. B3022, the sequence TCAGTTATTGTGACAAAAGGCATCGAACCAATGCCAATTCAAGAAGGAAGTTATAAAGGTAATCCAAATCCTCATGCATGGATGTCACCAACACTTGCCTTAACTTATATTGAAAACATTCGAGCCGCCCTTGTTAAGTATGATCCTAAAAATGCTTCTGTCTATAATAAAAATGCGCAGAATTATGTTGCTAAAATTAAAGCACTTGATGCCCCATTGCGTGAGCGTTTAGCTAAAATTCCAGAAACGCAACGTTGGTTAGTAACAAGTGAAGGAGCCTTTAGCTACCTTGCTCGTGATTACAATTTAAAAGAAGCGTATTTATGGCCAATTAATGCCGAACAACAAGGTACGCCAAAGCAAGTTAAAAATCTTATTGATTTAGTTAGATCGAATAAAATTCCAGTTATTTTTAGTGAAAGTACCATTTCTGATAAACCCGCGAAGCAAGTCAGTAAAGAAACGGGAGCGAAGTATGGAGGTGTGCTTTATGTTGATTCGCTTTCCAAAAAAGAGGGGCCTGTTCCAACCTATATTGACCTTTTGAAGGTTACGGTTGAAACCATAGCTCAAGGATTTGAAAAATCATGACACAAATATGCTTGAACGTTGATGATATTACAGTGACTTATAATAATAGTCACACTGCAATTCATAATGCCAGTTTCCGTCTTAATGGTGGTACCATTTGTGCTCTGGTGGGAGTGAATGGTAGCGGTAAATCCACATTATTTAAGAGTATTATGGGCATGATTCGTCCAACCCGAGGACAAGTGACATTTAATGATATTTCGGTTGCCCAAGCATTGAAGCAAAATATCATAGCTTATGTTCCGCAAACAGAGGAGGTTGATTGGGATTTTCCTGTTTTAGTTTCGGATGTCGTTATGATGGGTCGTTATGGTCATATGTCTTTTTTTCGCATCCCAAGTAAAGAAGATAAAAAACAGGTTGATATTGCACTCGAACGCGTCAATATGCTGGAATTTAAGCATCGCCAAATAGGTGAGTTATCAGGAGGTCAAAAAAAAAGGGTTTTTTTAGCGAGAGCTTTAGCACAACAAGGTAAAGTATTATTGCTTGATGAACCATTTACAGGCGTTGATGTAAAAACTGAAAATGCCATTATCGATTTGCTGAAAGATTTGAGAAAAGAAAATCATCTTATTTTAGTTTCTACCCATAATTTAGGCAGTGTGCCAGAATTTTGCGATCAAGTCGTGTTAATTAATCAAACTGTATTGGCTTTCGGACCAACCGAAACGACCTTTACCCCTCAAAATTTGATGACGACCTTCGGTGGTGCGTTACGTTATCTAAGTTTATCTGGCGAAAAATTACACCAAGATGAAGATCCTCGTAAGGTATCCATCTTAACCGATGATGAGCGTGCGGCAATTTTTTATGGAGAAGGTAAAGATGATTCACCACACCAAGATCTGTTGGTCGATGATCAGCAAAATTAAGCAAAAGGATGACAATAATGGAATTCTTTCTTGAACCATTTAGCTATAACTTTATGCTTAAAGCCATTTGGGTTAGTAGCATTGTTGGGGCTTCTTGTGCTTTTTTATCAGCGTTTCTTATGTTGAAAGGTTGGTCATTAATGGGCGATGCATTATCCCATTCGGTGGTCCCTGGTGTTGCAGGTGCTTATGCGCTGGGTTTACCTTATTCGATCGGCGCTTTTTTTACAGGATTACTTGCTGCCTTATCTATAACTTTCGTCCGCGCCCTTACTCGCTTAAAGGAAGATGCCATTATTGGCTTTATTTTCTCGACTTTTTTTGCAATTGGACTATTAATTATTTCACTAAATCCAACTTCAGTTAATGCCCAAACGATTATTTTTGGGAATATTTTAGGCATTGATGATAGTGATATGTGGCAGGTACAGATTATTATTTTGGTTTCTTTAATTTTGTTATTATTTTTTTGGAAAGATCTGTTAGTGGTATTTTTTGACGAAATCCATGCACGCTCAATAGGTCTAAAGCCATTACATCTCAAAATTCTTTTTTTCACTATTTTAAGTGCTTGTACCGTCGCAGCCTTGCAAACCGTTGGAGCGATTTTGGTGATTGCTATGGTAGTCACTCCCGGAGCAACAGCCTATTTGCTTACTAATCGATTTTCTAAACTGTTAATGATTTCCGTCGTAATTGGTGCGTCAACCAGCGCCATTGGGGCTTATTTTAGTTACTTTTTGAATGGTGAAACAGGCGGTGTTATTGTCACGCTACAAACTTTGGTTTTCCTAATGGTATTTTTGTTTGCACCAAAACAAGGTTTAATATCAAACCGTTTACGAATAAGGCAAAGCCGTTTGAATAACGGGGGAAATCTATGATAGATATATTGGAATATCTTTATTACCCTTTTACTCTTCCTCTTATGCAACGTGCTATTTTAGCTGCACTTTCAACAGGTATTGTTTGTGCGCTTCTTTCATGTTTTTTGGTATTAAAAGGCTGGTCTTTAATGGGAGATGCAATATCGCATGCCGTATTACCTGGCATTGTGCTTGCCTATTTAGCTGGTATTCCAATTATCCTCGGTGCATTTGCATCGGGATTATTGTGCTCAGTTGCCACTGGCTATATTAAAGAAAATAGCCGGATAAAAGAAGATACAGTAATGGGAATTGTGTTTTCGGGAATGTTTGCGTTCGGATTAGTGTTGTTTTCAAAAGTAGATACATCACAGCATTTAAATCATATCTTATTTGGCAGCGTGCTCGGTACCAGTTATGATGATTTAAAACAAATTATATTAATTGCAGCGATAATATCAACAATAATAATCATTAAGCGTCGTGATCTACTTCTGTATTGTTTCGATCCAGTACAAGCCAAAGTTGTCGGTTTATCTGTAAAATTATTACATTATGGTTTACTTTGTGTTTTGGCTTTAACTATCGTCAGCTCTTTAAAAACGGCTGGAGTGATATTAGTGATTGCAATGCTGATAGCACCTGGTATTATTGCATTTTCGTTGACTAAATGTTTTGAAAAAATGCTGTTGATAGCAGTAATTGTTTCGATATTTGCAACGGTTGTCGGTACGCTCATTAGTTTTTACTTTGACGCATCGTCCAGTGCGTGTATTGTAATTTTGCAAGCTGTTATCTTTCTTGCAGTACAAGTCTGCCAATTTATTGTAAGAAAAAATATAACGCATTAATTAAGAATACATTATCTATAGCGTGAGTATAAGTGTGCTCACGCTACCTTTCTGATAATCGGCAATTATTCATCATCCATATATTTACTGGAATCGGCATAATTATCAAATCGAGAAAATTGACCTTGGAATTTTAAGCGAACTTTACCAATTGGTCCGTTTCTCTGTTTACCTAATATAATTTCAGCAATCCCTTTATGTTCAGATGCTTCATTATAAACTTCGTCACGATAAATAAACATAATTACGTCAGCATCTTGTTCAATGGATCCCGATTCACGTAAATCTGAATTAACTGGTCGTTTATCCGCTCGTTGTTCTAAACTACGGTTTAGCTGTGATAGCGCTACTACTGGTATTTGTAACTCTTTTGCTAACGCTTTTAATGAGCGAGAAATTTCGGCAATTTCTAAAGTTCGGTTTTCAGAAATATTGGGTACACGCATCAACTGTAAATAATCGACCATAATCATACTTAAACCTTTATGTTCACGATAAATACGTCTAGCCCGTGAACGCAATTCCATTGGTGTTAAACCTGATGAATCATCAATATAAATATTTTTCTTTTCGAGTAAAAGTCCCATCGTGCTCGAGATTCTTGCCCAGTCATCATCTTGCAATTGTCCTGTTCGAATACGTGTTTGATCA encodes:
- a CDS encoding metal ABC transporter permease, which codes for MMEFFLEPFSYNFMLKAIWVSSIVGASCAFLSAFLMLKGWSLMGDALSHSVVPGVAGAYALGLPYSIGAFFTGLLAALSITFVRALTRLKEDAIIGFIFSTFFAIGLLIISLNPTSVNAQTIIFGNILGIDDSDMWQVQIIILVSLILLLFFWKDLLVVFFDEIHARSIGLKPLHLKILFFTILSACTVAALQTVGAILVIAMVVTPGATAYLLTNRFSKLLMISVVIGASTSAIGAYFSYFLNGETGGVIVTLQTLVFLMVFLFAPKQGLISNRLRIRQSRLNNGGNL
- a CDS encoding metal ABC transporter substrate-binding protein, whose translation is MSESSAAEKKFKVVTTFTIIQDIAQNVAGDAATVESITKVGAEIHEYDPTPQDITKALSADLVLWNGLNLELWFKRFFEDIKDVPSVIVTKGIEPMPIQEGSYKGNPNPHAWMSPTLALTYIENIRAALVKYDPKNASVYNKNAQNYVAKIKALDAPLRERLAKIPETQRWLVTSEGAFSYLARDYNLKEAYLWPINAEQQGTPKQVKNLIDLVRSNKIPVIFSESTISDKPAKQVSKETGAKYGGVLYVDSLSKKEGPVPTYIDLLKVTVETIAQGFEKS
- a CDS encoding manganese/iron ABC transporter ATP-binding protein — protein: MTQICLNVDDITVTYNNSHTAIHNASFRLNGGTICALVGVNGSGKSTLFKSIMGMIRPTRGQVTFNDISVAQALKQNIIAYVPQTEEVDWDFPVLVSDVVMMGRYGHMSFFRIPSKEDKKQVDIALERVNMLEFKHRQIGELSGGQKKRVFLARALAQQGKVLLLDEPFTGVDVKTENAIIDLLKDLRKENHLILVSTHNLGSVPEFCDQVVLINQTVLAFGPTETTFTPQNLMTTFGGALRYLSLSGEKLHQDEDPRKVSILTDDERAAIFYGEGKDDSPHQDLLVDDQQN
- a CDS encoding metal ABC transporter permease gives rise to the protein MIDILEYLYYPFTLPLMQRAILAALSTGIVCALLSCFLVLKGWSLMGDAISHAVLPGIVLAYLAGIPIILGAFASGLLCSVATGYIKENSRIKEDTVMGIVFSGMFAFGLVLFSKVDTSQHLNHILFGSVLGTSYDDLKQIILIAAIISTIIIIKRRDLLLYCFDPVQAKVVGLSVKLLHYGLLCVLALTIVSSLKTAGVILVIAMLIAPGIIAFSLTKCFEKMLLIAVIVSIFATVVGTLISFYFDASSSACIVILQAVIFLAVQVCQFIVRKNITH